One stretch of Rhodoferax lithotrophicus DNA includes these proteins:
- the pyk gene encoding pyruvate kinase — protein MPRRATKIVATLGPASSDPALLEQMIRSGVNVVRLNFSHGKAQDHIDRANMVRAAAKRAGREVGIMADLQGPKIRVGKFAEGKVMLEPGAQFVMDASRTELGDVHGVGLDYKALPREVKSGDVLLLNDGLIVITVDKVEGEAIHTTVKLGGELSNNKGINKQGGGLSAPALTAKDMDDIRTAMSFKADYVAVSFPKNATDMEMARQLCNVAAEDGHRPGLIAKIERAEAIPKLLEILLASDGIMVARGDLAVEVGNAVVPALQKRMIKLAREHDRVVITATQMMESMITNPVPTRAEVSDVANAVLDGTDAVMLSAETAAGKFPLETVIEMAKICHAAEGGEAFKLEADFTGKTFTRIDQTIAMGALFTAHHLGAKAIVAMTDSGATALWMSRHLIQVPIYALTSKVTTQRKMTLYRNVRPLLIDTSADRDTALKEAESDLKARGVVQSGDIYAITCGEPMGSPGGTNMLKICRVS, from the coding sequence ATGCCACGTCGTGCTACCAAGATAGTTGCCACCTTAGGCCCAGCGTCCAGTGACCCGGCCCTGCTGGAGCAAATGATTCGGTCAGGGGTGAACGTGGTGCGGCTGAACTTCAGCCACGGCAAGGCGCAAGACCATATTGACCGCGCTAACATGGTTCGTGCCGCTGCCAAGCGTGCCGGGCGCGAAGTCGGCATCATGGCCGATCTGCAAGGGCCAAAAATCCGGGTTGGCAAATTTGCGGAAGGCAAAGTCATGCTGGAGCCAGGGGCCCAATTTGTCATGGATGCTTCACGCACCGAACTGGGTGATGTTCACGGCGTTGGACTGGACTACAAAGCCTTGCCACGGGAGGTGAAGTCCGGTGACGTGCTGTTGCTCAACGATGGCTTGATCGTGATCACGGTGGACAAAGTGGAAGGTGAAGCTATTCACACCACGGTCAAACTTGGCGGTGAGTTGTCCAATAACAAAGGCATCAACAAGCAAGGCGGTGGTTTGAGTGCCCCGGCACTCACCGCCAAAGACATGGATGACATTCGCACTGCGATGAGTTTCAAGGCTGACTATGTGGCCGTGAGTTTTCCCAAAAACGCCACCGATATGGAAATGGCGCGCCAGCTCTGTAATGTGGCCGCTGAAGATGGCCACCGCCCTGGCTTAATCGCCAAGATTGAGCGGGCCGAGGCGATTCCGAAACTTCTTGAAATTTTGCTGGCCAGTGACGGCATCATGGTGGCGCGTGGTGATCTGGCCGTGGAAGTGGGTAATGCGGTGGTGCCCGCTTTGCAAAAACGCATGATCAAGCTGGCGCGTGAGCATGACCGGGTGGTGATCACTGCCACACAAATGATGGAATCCATGATCACCAACCCGGTACCTACCCGCGCCGAGGTGAGTGACGTGGCCAACGCTGTGCTTGATGGCACCGATGCGGTGATGCTGTCTGCGGAGACGGCCGCTGGCAAATTCCCCCTGGAAACGGTCATCGAGATGGCTAAGATTTGCCATGCGGCCGAGGGTGGTGAGGCCTTCAAACTGGAAGCCGACTTTACCGGCAAAACTTTCACGCGTATTGATCAGACCATCGCCATGGGGGCCTTGTTTACTGCACACCACCTGGGGGCTAAAGCCATTGTGGCCATGACGGACAGTGGCGCAACCGCCTTGTGGATGAGTCGCCATCTGATTCAGGTGCCGATCTACGCCTTGACCTCCAAAGTGACCACGCAACGCAAAATGACGCTGTACCGCAATGTTCGGCCGCTCTTGATTGACACCAGTGCAGACCGTGATACAGCTTTGAAGGAAGCGGAAAGTGACCTGAAAGCGCGCGGCGTGGTGCAATCTGGCGATATTTACGCCATCACCTGTGGTGAACCCATGGGCTCACCAGGTGGCACCAACATGCTGAAGATTTGCCGGGTGAGTTAA
- a CDS encoding diguanylate cyclase, whose protein sequence is MPHPESTYAKFMGTTALKPRLLVVDDQPINIQVMYQIFAAEYQVFIATNGNQALNFCRTTPPDLVLLDIVMPGMDGFEVCAALKADASTKNIPVIFVTAHTDAVQETRGLELGAVDFISKPVNPAVVRARVHTQITLKFQSDLMRKLVFLDGLTGVFNRRYFDQQLAIEVARSARAQSPLALIMIDVDFFKRYNDNYGHQAGDDCLCTVAQTLKASLRRPADLVARYGGEEFACILPDTAFTDAMAMAQELEQTVRKKAIAHADSGAAHVVTVSLGVAGHSGQRPIQAATLLALADAQLYQAKHAGRARACGAELT, encoded by the coding sequence ATGCCACACCCTGAGAGCACTTATGCCAAGTTCATGGGTACCACTGCCCTGAAACCACGGCTTCTTGTGGTTGATGACCAGCCCATCAACATCCAGGTGATGTACCAGATTTTTGCAGCAGAGTATCAAGTATTCATAGCCACCAACGGCAACCAGGCGCTTAACTTTTGCAGAACCACTCCACCTGATCTGGTCTTGCTTGACATTGTGATGCCAGGCATGGACGGTTTTGAAGTGTGCGCTGCACTCAAAGCTGATGCCAGCACCAAAAACATACCCGTGATTTTTGTCACCGCCCACACGGATGCCGTGCAGGAAACCCGTGGCCTTGAACTGGGCGCGGTCGACTTCATCAGCAAGCCGGTCAACCCGGCGGTGGTACGGGCCCGGGTTCATACGCAGATCACGCTCAAATTCCAGTCTGACTTGATGCGCAAGCTGGTATTTCTGGATGGCCTCACCGGTGTGTTTAATCGGCGTTATTTTGACCAGCAACTCGCCATTGAAGTGGCCCGGTCTGCGCGAGCGCAGTCGCCACTTGCATTGATCATGATCGATGTGGATTTTTTCAAACGCTACAACGACAACTATGGACACCAGGCAGGGGACGATTGCCTGTGCACGGTGGCCCAAACACTCAAGGCTAGCCTGCGCCGCCCGGCCGACCTGGTAGCGCGTTATGGCGGTGAAGAATTTGCCTGCATCCTGCCCGACACAGCGTTTACAGATGCCATGGCGATGGCACAAGAACTGGAGCAAACGGTTCGCAAAAAAGCCATTGCTCATGCCGACTCTGGTGCGGCCCACGTCGTCACGGTCAGTTTGGGTGTCGCAGGGCATTCCGGGCAACGCCCCATCCAGGCGGCAACGCTGTTGGCACTGGCGGATGCCCAGTTGTACCAAGCCAAACACGCTGGCCGCGCACGCGCCTGTGGAGCTGAACTGACATGA